A genome region from Thermomonospora amylolytica includes the following:
- a CDS encoding metal-dependent hydrolase codes for MTSPAGSGGAAFEIDERHPPIRTRRVSFDWADTPLHWVPGDPVATHMINSFHVVLPEGEKWFINCVRAALPYVTDERLRQEIRGFIGQEMVHSRSHQGVLDGLLAANGIDVTPITEPAGRGNAEWPARMAELERRRPRLFRRRLLFELGAVAAIEHYTAVLGQWIMDNDRLDAAGVDPTMLDLLRWHGAEEVEHRSVVFDVYTHLGGGYPMRVASWVVSLFFLYWALIGGTLLFLKQDPTIKGEVTLRRVYRSYRRSVRKGLIPGIFKLLLGEAPVYLRPSHHPSKVCSTRQALDYLMRSPAARAAGYDPY; via the coding sequence ATGACGAGTCCGGCCGGATCCGGCGGCGCCGCGTTCGAGATCGACGAGCGGCATCCCCCGATCAGGACGCGGCGGGTGTCGTTCGACTGGGCGGACACGCCGTTGCACTGGGTCCCCGGCGATCCGGTGGCCACCCACATGATCAACTCGTTCCACGTGGTGCTGCCCGAGGGCGAGAAGTGGTTCATCAACTGCGTCCGGGCGGCCCTGCCGTACGTCACCGACGAGCGGCTGCGGCAGGAGATCAGGGGCTTCATCGGACAGGAGATGGTGCACTCCCGCTCGCACCAGGGGGTGCTGGACGGCCTGCTGGCGGCCAACGGCATCGACGTCACGCCGATCACCGAGCCGGCCGGGCGGGGGAACGCCGAGTGGCCCGCCCGGATGGCCGAGCTGGAGCGGCGGCGGCCCCGGCTGTTCCGCAGGCGGCTGCTGTTCGAGCTGGGGGCGGTGGCGGCGATCGAGCACTACACCGCGGTGCTCGGCCAGTGGATCATGGACAACGACCGGCTGGACGCGGCCGGGGTGGACCCGACGATGCTGGACCTGCTGCGCTGGCACGGCGCCGAGGAGGTCGAGCACCGGTCGGTGGTGTTCGACGTCTACACGCACCTGGGCGGCGGGTACCCGATGCGGGTGGCGTCCTGGGTGGTGTCGCTGTTCTTCCTGTACTGGGCGCTGATCGGGGGGACCCTGCTGTTCCTCAAGCAGGACCCGACGATCAAGGGCGAGGTGACGCTGCGCCGGGTCTACCGGTCCTACCGGCGCTCGGTGCGCAAGGGGCTGATCCCCGGGATCTTCAAGCTGCTGCTCGGCGAGGCCCCGGTCTACCTGCGCCCGTCGCACCACCCGTCGAAGGTGTGCTCGACCCGGCAGGCGCTGGACTACCTGATGCGCTCCCCCGCCGCCCGCGCCGCGGGATACGACCCGTACTAG
- a CDS encoding sensor histidine kinase, with product MAVQDGFTHHTCVYSSDEEFLAMAVPFVEGALRRSEPVLVTTTAHNLALLDAALGADAARVDRAESLYFGRRPPQRVAAFHRWWRRRARGGGRPRILAEPIWPGRSAREQLAWRRMESGLNAVLAGTGIWMICPYDTRTAPAEIVAESLCTHPGAITGTEVSPSGGYVDPHEFALRCDAEPLDPPPPGAAAFAFDGALRPLRRFTEEQARACGLTGERAALTVTAVSEIAAHIRDHGHGDGRAAVRIWTRGGAVVCELHEPGGRADDPFLGFRPPTLQARTGDGLWLARQVSEFLDIRDDAGGCAYRLQMAGARVFEAI from the coding sequence GTGGCAGTGCAGGACGGCTTCACGCACCACACATGCGTCTACTCCTCCGACGAGGAGTTCCTGGCCATGGCGGTGCCGTTCGTCGAGGGCGCGCTGCGGCGGTCCGAGCCGGTCCTGGTGACCACCACCGCGCACAACCTGGCCCTGCTGGACGCCGCCCTCGGGGCGGACGCGGCCCGGGTGGACCGCGCCGAGAGCCTGTACTTCGGCCGCCGGCCGCCGCAGCGGGTCGCCGCGTTCCACCGCTGGTGGCGGCGCCGCGCGCGGGGCGGCGGCCGGCCGCGGATCCTGGCCGAGCCGATCTGGCCCGGCAGGTCCGCCCGCGAGCAGCTGGCCTGGCGGCGGATGGAGTCCGGGCTGAACGCCGTGCTGGCCGGCACCGGGATCTGGATGATCTGCCCGTACGACACCCGCACCGCGCCCGCCGAGATCGTCGCCGAGTCGCTGTGCACCCATCCCGGGGCGATCACCGGGACCGAGGTGAGCCCCAGCGGCGGCTACGTCGACCCGCACGAGTTCGCGCTGCGCTGCGACGCCGAGCCGCTGGACCCGCCGCCGCCCGGGGCCGCCGCCTTCGCCTTCGACGGGGCGCTGCGGCCGCTGCGGCGGTTCACCGAGGAGCAGGCCCGCGCCTGCGGGCTGACCGGGGAGCGGGCGGCGCTGACGGTGACCGCGGTGTCGGAGATCGCCGCGCACATCCGCGACCACGGCCATGGCGACGGCCGGGCCGCCGTGCGGATCTGGACGCGGGGCGGCGCGGTGGTCTGCGAGCTGCACGAGCCCGGAGGCCGCGCCGACGACCCGTTCCTGGGCTTCCGGCCGCCCACCCTGCAGGCCCGGACCGGGGACGGGCTGTGGCTGGCCCGGCAGGTCAGCGAGTTCCTGGACATCCGCGACGACGCCGGCGGCTGCGCGTACCGGCTGCAGATGGCCGGGGCGCGCGTCTTCGAGGCGATCTGA
- the fdhD gene encoding formate dehydrogenase accessory sulfurtransferase FdhD, which yields MGRVTVRRPVLKLKVTGEPIRRPDTLAVEEPLEIRVGGRPLTMTMRTPGDDFDLVAGFLAAEGVITGPGDVRAMRYCADTVEQNVLDVTLAAGVAPPDALAARAFQTTSACGVCGKQSIEALRTFARYDLAADAVRVDPRVLAGLPDRLRAAQRVFDRTGGLHAAGLFDASGELLAIREDVGRHNAVDKVVGWALRADLLPLTGRILMVSGRASFELAQKALQAGIPVLAAVSAPSSLAVSLAEETGMTLVGFLRGESMNVYSGARRIMV from the coding sequence ATGGGCCGAGTTACCGTCCGCAGACCGGTTCTCAAACTGAAGGTGACCGGGGAGCCGATCCGGCGTCCCGACACGCTGGCCGTCGAGGAGCCTCTGGAGATCCGGGTCGGCGGCCGGCCGCTGACCATGACCATGCGCACCCCCGGCGACGACTTCGACCTGGTCGCCGGGTTCCTGGCGGCCGAGGGCGTGATCACCGGGCCGGGCGACGTGCGGGCGATGCGGTACTGCGCCGACACCGTCGAGCAGAACGTGCTGGACGTGACGCTGGCCGCCGGGGTGGCGCCGCCGGACGCGCTGGCCGCGCGGGCGTTCCAGACCACCAGCGCGTGCGGGGTGTGCGGCAAGCAGAGCATCGAGGCGCTGCGCACGTTCGCCCGCTACGACCTGGCCGCCGACGCGGTGCGGGTGGATCCGCGGGTGCTGGCGGGGCTGCCGGACCGGCTGCGGGCCGCGCAGCGGGTGTTCGACCGCACCGGCGGGCTGCACGCGGCGGGACTGTTCGACGCCTCGGGCGAGCTGCTGGCGATCCGCGAGGACGTGGGCCGGCACAACGCGGTGGACAAGGTGGTCGGGTGGGCGCTGCGGGCGGACCTGCTGCCGCTGACCGGGCGGATCCTGATGGTCAGCGGGCGGGCCTCGTTCGAGCTGGCGCAGAAGGCGCTGCAGGCGGGGATCCCGGTGCTGGCGGCGGTGTCGGCGCCGTCCTCGCTGGCCGTGTCGCTGGCCGAGGAGACCGGGATGACGCTGGTGGGGTTCCTGCGCGGGGAGTCCATGAACGTCTACTCCGGGGCCCGCCGGATCATGGTCTGA
- a CDS encoding alpha/beta fold hydrolase, with protein sequence MRDEVVTAPGGVRLAVRRQGDPSRPIVLLVHGYPDTNAVWDEVAEALAEHFHVVRYDVRGAGDSSRPAGVEPYAFEHLMTDLGAVLDAVAGDRRVHLAGHDWGSIQGWEAVCTMPGRFASFTSISGPCLDHVGHWMRARLAGRSLRGRRQAAGQALRSWYIAFFRTPVLPEAVWRVGGWFFTTALRGEGVRPRPGHPARTLTRDAVAGLGLYRANMRERLRDPRDRRTDVPVQVIVPTRDLFVSPHLVAGLAERAPDLSLRTLRAGHWVPRTHPGLIARWIREHVTRVEGGPLTDDERRSLERARVRPRP encoded by the coding sequence GTGCGCGACGAGGTGGTGACCGCTCCCGGCGGGGTGCGGCTGGCCGTCCGGCGGCAGGGCGACCCGTCCCGGCCGATCGTGCTGCTGGTGCACGGCTATCCCGACACCAACGCGGTGTGGGACGAGGTCGCCGAGGCGCTGGCGGAGCACTTCCATGTCGTCCGGTACGACGTGCGCGGCGCGGGGGACTCCTCGCGTCCGGCCGGGGTCGAGCCGTACGCGTTCGAGCATCTGATGACCGACCTCGGCGCGGTGCTGGACGCGGTCGCCGGGGACCGCCGCGTCCACCTGGCGGGCCACGACTGGGGGTCCATCCAGGGCTGGGAGGCGGTCTGCACGATGCCCGGGCGGTTCGCCTCGTTCACCTCGATCTCGGGGCCGTGCCTGGACCATGTGGGGCACTGGATGCGGGCGCGGCTGGCCGGGCGGTCGCTGCGCGGGCGGCGGCAGGCGGCGGGCCAGGCGCTGCGCTCGTGGTACATCGCGTTCTTCCGGACGCCGGTGCTCCCGGAGGCGGTGTGGCGGGTCGGCGGGTGGTTCTTCACGACCGCGCTGCGGGGCGAGGGCGTGCGGCCCAGGCCCGGGCATCCGGCGCGGACGCTGACCCGGGACGCGGTGGCGGGCCTCGGGCTGTACCGGGCCAACATGCGCGAGCGGCTGCGCGACCCGCGCGACCGGCGCACCGACGTGCCGGTGCAGGTGATCGTGCCGACCCGGGACCTGTTCGTGTCGCCGCACCTGGTGGCCGGGCTGGCGGAACGGGCCCCGGACCTGTCGCTGCGGACCCTCAGGGCGGGCCACTGGGTGCCGCGCACCCACCCCGGCCTGATCGCCCGCTGGATCCGCGAGCACGTCACCCGGGTCGAGGGCGGGCCGCTGACGGACGACGAGCGGCGTTCGCTGGAGCGGGCCCGGGTGCGGCCCCGGCCGTGA